In the Cellulomonas sp. C5510 genome, TCGGCACCCTGGTGGCTGACGACCCGGCGTCGCCCGGCGACTGGGTCGTCACGCCCGCGCCGTTCGGCGGACCCGGGCAGGTCGAGTGCGGCCTGGCAGGCACGGTCATGCGGTTCCTGCCCGCCGTCGCCGCCCTGGCGGACGGCCCGGTCCGGTTCGACGGAGACGAGGGGGCCCGCGTCCGCCCGATGGGTCCGGTGCTCGCGGCCCTCCGCGCCCTCGGCGTCCGGGTCGACGAGGAGGGCGCGCCCGGGCACCTGCCGTTCGTGGTCGCCGGTGCCGGCCGGGTGCGCGGCGGCAGCGTGGACGTCGACGCGTCCGGCTCGTCCCAGTTCGTGTCGGGGCTGCTGCTCGCGGCGGCCCGGTTCGACCAGGGACTCACCGTGCGGCACACGGGGCCGACCCTGCCGAGCCTGCCGCACATCGAGATGACCGTGGAGGTGCTGCGCGCCGCGGGCGTGGTGGTGGACGACTCCCGACCGGCCATCTGGCGCGTCGAGCCCGGTCCGGTGGCCGCGCGCGACGTCCGCGTCGAGCCCGACCTGTCCAACGCGGCGCCGTTCCTGTGCGCGGCACTGGTGGCCGGCGGGACGGTCCGCGTCCCGGGGTGGCCGGCGTCGACCACCCAGCCGGGCGGCCTGCTGCCCGGCATCCTCGAGCGGATGGGCGCGACCACGCGGCTGGACGGCGACGTGCTGGCCGTCACGGGCACCGGCACGGTCCGGGGCCTCGACCTCGACCTGCACGCCGCGGGCGAGATCGCCCCCACGATCGCCGCCCTCGCGGCCCTCGCGGACTCCCCCACACGGCTGCGCGGGATCGCGCACCTGCGGGGCCACGAGACCGACCGGCTCGCGGCGCTGTCCGCGGAGATCACCCGGCTCGGCGGGCAGGCCGAGCAGACGGCGGACGGCCTGGTCATCACGCCGCGCGCCCTGCACGGGGGCACCGTGCGGACGTACGCCGACCACCGCATGGCCACGTTCGGGGCGCTGCTCGGCCTGGCCGTCCCCGGGATCCTCGTGCAGGACGTGGCGACGACCGCCAAGACGATCCCCGACTTCGTCGGGTTGTGGGACGGGATGCTGGCGTGACCGCCCTCGCCGGGGACCGCTGACCGTGGCGCGCAGGGCGCTCGACGAGTCGGACGTGCGCGTCCGCCCGAGCAGGCGGGGCTCCCGCCCGCGGACCAAGACCCGGCCCGAGCACGCCGACGCCGAGCGGGCGCTCGTCACCGGTGTCGACCGGGGCCGCTACACCGTCCTCGTCGACGCCGACGGTCCCGGCGAGCGGGTCGCCACCGCCATGAAGGCCCGGGAGCTGGGCCGGGAGCGCGTCGTCCCCGGCGACCGGGTCGACCTGGTCGGCGACACCTCCGGCGCGGCGGGGTCGCTCGCGCGCATCGTGCGGATCGCCGACCGGACGACCGTGCTGCGCCGCACGGCGGACGACACCGACCCGGTCGAGCGCGTCATCGTCGCGAACGCCGACCAGCTCGTCGTCGTCACCGCGCTCGCCGACCCCGAGCCGCGGACCCGGATGATCGACCGCTGCGTCGTCGCCGCCTACGACGCCGGCATGGAGGTCCTGCTGGCGCTCACCAAGGCGGACCTCGCCGACCCGGTGACGCTGCGCTCGCTCTACGAGCCGATCGGCGTGCGCGTCGTCGTCACCCGGCGGGGCGGGGACGCGATCGAGGGCCTCGACGCGCTGCAGGACGCGCTGGCGGGCCGCACGTCGGTGCTCGTCGGGCACTCGGGCGTCGGCAAGTCGACCCTCGTCAACGCCCTCGTCCCCGACGCCCTGCGGGCCACCGGCGTCGTCAACGACGTCACCGGCCGCGGCCGGCACACGTCGACGTCCGCGGTCGCGCTCCGCGTCCCCGGGCCGGCCGGCACGTGGGTCATCGACACGCCCGGCGTGCGCTCCTTCGGCCTCGCGCACGTGGACCCGGACCACCTGCTCGGCGCGTTCGCGGACCTCGCGGAGGTCGCGCAGGGCTGCCCCCGCGGCTGCACCCACGCGGCGGACGCGCCCGACTGCGCGCTGGACGACTGGGTGGCCGGGGCCCCGGACGACGACGCACGGGCAGGCCGCGCCGCGCGTGTGGACTCGTTCCGCCGGCTGCTGGTCAGCCGGACCGGCGCACCGGACCCGGCGGGCTGACCGGCGGCTTCCGGATAGGTTGGGCGCATGACCCGGTACGACGACGACCTGCGCCTCGCCCACGTGATCGCCGACCAGGTGGACGGGCTCACGATGTCGCGCTTCAAGGCGCAGGACCTGCGGGTCGAGACCAAGCCGGACCTCACGCCGGTCTCCGACGCCGACCGGTCGGCCGAGGAGCTCGTGCGGACGCAGCTGTCACGGACCCGCCCCCGCGACGCGGTGCACGGCGAGGAGATGCCCGACACCGGGCACGGTCCGCGGCGCTGGGTCGTGGACCCGATCGACGGGACGAAGAACTTCGTGCGCGGTGTGCCCGTGTGGGCCACCCTCATCGCGCTGCTCGACGGCGACGAGGTGGTGGTCGGCCTCGTCAGCGCGCCGGCGCTCGGTCGCCGGTGGTGGGCGGCGCAGGGCTCCGGGGCGTGGTCCGGGCGGTCGCTCGCGGCGGCGAGCCGGCTCCGGGTCTCCGAGGTCGGCCGGCTCCAGGACGCGTCGTTCTCCTACTCCAGCCTGAGCGGCTGGGAGGAGCAGGGCCGGCTGGAGCACATGCTGTCGCTCACCCGCCAGGTGTGGCGCACCCGCGCCTACGGGGACTTCTGGTCGCACGTCCTGGTGGCCGAGGGTGCGGTGGACCTGTCCGCGGAGCCCGAGCTGTCGCTGCACGACATGGCCGCCCTCGTGCCGATCGTCACCGAGGCCGGCGGCCGGTTCACCTCGCTGCAGGGGGTCGACGGGCCGTTCGGAGGCTCCGCCCTGGTGTCCAACGGCCGGCTGCACGGCGCCGCGCTGCAGGTGCTGGATCCCCTGCTGGAGCGCTGAACGGCACCTAGCGCGGGATGCGGTCCAGCTCGGACACGTCGTACCAGAGCAGGTCGCGCTCGGCCAGGGCGTCGAGCGCCGCGTCGTCGCCGTCGAGCGCGAGCGCCACCTCATCACGAGCCGCGGGCTCGTCCACGTGCGCGCACACGACGTCGTCCAGCGCCACGGACGACGTCAGGGAGACCAGGCTCGCGGCCTCGTCGCCCGTGTCCTCGTCCCCGGGCGCCCCCGCGCGGACGGCGTCGTCCGGCACCTCCACCGTCACGACCAGGCGCAGCCCCGGCGCCCCGGGGCGCGCTGCGAGCAGCACGAGCGCGTCGTCGGCGGCCATGAGCTGCGCGGCGAACTCCACCCCCTCCTCGTCCTCGTCGGGCAGCAGCGCGGCGAGCGCCGGCGTGACCGCGTGGGCCCGTCGCGGGGCAGCGAGAGGGGTGCCCGCGCGCAGCAGGGCGTCGAGCTCGTCGAGGGTCGCAGGCAGGTAGAGGCGCACGGCACCAGTGTGCCCGCCCACGCCCCGTGCACGGTGCACATCCGGGACGAACCGGGGCGAGTGTGGTCGAGACGACGCCGTCGTCCCCAGGCTGCGCAGCCGGATTGGTGGGGGCGCCGGGGTGCCGGGTAGACCTGGCGTCCCCTTGCGCCCCAGCGCCCCGACGGAGGACACATGACGACCAGCCAGCGCCCCACGACCGGTCCCCTGGGCGAGACCGCCCGCCCGCGCGCCACGACGGGACGGCCGCCGGCGGTGCACCTATGAGCACCGTGGTGGAGGTGCGGCTCGTGCCGGCGCCGCCGACGACGACGTCGGCGGACGCGACGGCGATCTCCTCCGGCCGGCGCGTCCTCCCGCCCGGGGGCGCCGACAGGGACGCCCCGGCGACGGACGGGCCCGCCCCGACGGGACCGACGCGCCCGCGCAGGACGGCCGTCCCGCTCCCGGCCCGGCGCCGCCCGCCCCGCCGGCCCGCACCGGTGGCCGACGACGCCCCCGCCCGCCAGCCTGTCGTCGAGCGCCTCGGGGCGGGCAGCGTCGCCGCGTACAGCCACGCGGTCCCCGACCGGGTCCCCACCGAGCCGGTGCCGGTGCCCGCGCTGCCCCCGGGTCCGGCCGGCGGGCCGGCGGCCACCCTGGACCCACGGCAGGCCTGCTGCATGGTCGCGCTCGCCGCCGTGGAGGTGCTCTCCGGCACGAGGCCGCTCGCCCAGCTCGCCCGCTGGGTCACCCCGGAGGTCTACGACACGCTCGCCCGCCGCGCCGCCCTCACCGCGCCGCGCAGCCGCGTGCTGGACCCGGTCGCGGCGCCGGGCGACCTGGCGGGCCGCACCGAGAGCCCGGTGCGACGACCATCGGTCCGGCGGGTCCGTGCCGTCGCGGTCGGCCAGGACGCGCTCGAGGCGTCCGTGGTGGTCGCCCACGCGGGGCGGGTGCGGGCCGTCGCGGTCCGGCTCATCCGGGTGGCGGGGCGGTGGCGGGCCGCAGCCCTGGTCGTGGGCTGACGTGCCGGGGGCGGCCGG is a window encoding:
- the aroA gene encoding 3-phosphoshikimate 1-carboxyvinyltransferase: MSHATRDDVPAGVGAAADWPAPTAARPLDATVEVPGSKSLTNRYLVLAALADGPGRLRAPLRSRDTLLMAQALRDLGTLVADDPASPGDWVVTPAPFGGPGQVECGLAGTVMRFLPAVAALADGPVRFDGDEGARVRPMGPVLAALRALGVRVDEEGAPGHLPFVVAGAGRVRGGSVDVDASGSSQFVSGLLLAAARFDQGLTVRHTGPTLPSLPHIEMTVEVLRAAGVVVDDSRPAIWRVEPGPVAARDVRVEPDLSNAAPFLCAALVAGGTVRVPGWPASTTQPGGLLPGILERMGATTRLDGDVLAVTGTGTVRGLDLDLHAAGEIAPTIAALAALADSPTRLRGIAHLRGHETDRLAALSAEITRLGGQAEQTADGLVITPRALHGGTVRTYADHRMATFGALLGLAVPGILVQDVATTAKTIPDFVGLWDGMLA
- the rsgA gene encoding ribosome small subunit-dependent GTPase A; translation: MARRALDESDVRVRPSRRGSRPRTKTRPEHADAERALVTGVDRGRYTVLVDADGPGERVATAMKARELGRERVVPGDRVDLVGDTSGAAGSLARIVRIADRTTVLRRTADDTDPVERVIVANADQLVVVTALADPEPRTRMIDRCVVAAYDAGMEVLLALTKADLADPVTLRSLYEPIGVRVVVTRRGGDAIEGLDALQDALAGRTSVLVGHSGVGKSTLVNALVPDALRATGVVNDVTGRGRHTSTSAVALRVPGPAGTWVIDTPGVRSFGLAHVDPDHLLGAFADLAEVAQGCPRGCTHAADAPDCALDDWVAGAPDDDARAGRAARVDSFRRLLVSRTGAPDPAG
- the hisN gene encoding histidinol-phosphatase — translated: MTRYDDDLRLAHVIADQVDGLTMSRFKAQDLRVETKPDLTPVSDADRSAEELVRTQLSRTRPRDAVHGEEMPDTGHGPRRWVVDPIDGTKNFVRGVPVWATLIALLDGDEVVVGLVSAPALGRRWWAAQGSGAWSGRSLAAASRLRVSEVGRLQDASFSYSSLSGWEEQGRLEHMLSLTRQVWRTRAYGDFWSHVLVAEGAVDLSAEPELSLHDMAALVPIVTEAGGRFTSLQGVDGPFGGSALVSNGRLHGAALQVLDPLLER
- a CDS encoding Rv3235 family protein; its protein translation is MSTVVEVRLVPAPPTTTSADATAISSGRRVLPPGGADRDAPATDGPAPTGPTRPRRTAVPLPARRRPPRRPAPVADDAPARQPVVERLGAGSVAAYSHAVPDRVPTEPVPVPALPPGPAGGPAATLDPRQACCMVALAAVEVLSGTRPLAQLARWVTPEVYDTLARRAALTAPRSRVLDPVAAPGDLAGRTESPVRRPSVRRVRAVAVGQDALEASVVVAHAGRVRAVAVRLIRVAGRWRAAALVVG